In Actinoplanes octamycinicus, the genomic window GTAGTGATAACCGCGCGCCCCCACCGCGGCGAATCCGTCGCCGACCAGCCGGTGCGCGTGCGCGGCGGTCTGGGTGAGCAGCCAGCTCGGCAGATGGTCCATGTGTCCAGCGTAACATTGGACTGACTAACGTTAGATGCTCTAACGTTAGTCGTATGAACGAATTCCGGCTCCATCTCCCGCAGTCCGATCTCGACGACCTGGCCGACCGGCTGTCCCGCACCCGCTGGCCCGACGAGCTGCCCGGCGCCGGCGACGACTACGGCATCCCGCTCGCCCGGGTCCGTGCCCTCGCCGACCGATGGCTCAAGTTCGACTGGCGCGCCCACGAGGACGAGCTGAACGCGTACCCGCAGTTCGTCACCGAGATCGGCGGCGACCGGGTCGACTTCATGCACCTGCGGCACCCCGACCCGGCCGCGCTGCCGATCGTGCTCACCCACGGCTGGCCCGGCTCCACCGTCGAGTTCCTCGACGTCGTCGACCGGCTCGCCGAGCACTTCCACGTGGTCGTCCCGGCCATCCCGGGATTCGGCCTGTCCGGGCCGACCACCCGGCGCGGCTGGAGCCAGCAGCGGGTCGCCGAGGCGTGGGCCGAGCTGATGGCCTCGCTCGGCTACCGGCGCTACGGCGCACAGGGCGGCGACTGGGGTTCCGGCATCTCCCGGCACCTGGCCGGCGCCGCCCCGGACAACGTGGTCGGCGTGCACATCAACTACCTGCCCACACCCGGCTCGCCGGACGGGCTCTCCCCGGCCGACCAGGCCCGCCTGGCGAAGACCATGGAGCTGGCCAAGAACCGCCATCCGCACCAGCTGCTGTTCGCCTCCGGTCCGCAGACCCCGGCCTACGCCCTCAACGACTCACCCACCGGTCTGCTCGCCTTCTGGGCGGACAAGTTCGACCGCTGGTCCGACCCGGCCACCCCGGTGCCCGACGACCGCATCCTGGCCGACGTCGCCCACCACTGGTTCCACCGGACCGCCGCCTCATCCGCCCGGCTGGTCAAGGAGAGCGGCGTGAACGTCCCGGTGACCTGCGCGGCCCCACTCGGCGTCGCGGTCCTGCCGGCCGACATCACCCAGGCGATCCGCCCGCTGGTCGAGCAGCGCTACGACGTCCGGCACTGGACGGAGTTCCCGCGGGGCGGCCACTTCGCCGCGCTGGAGGTCCCGGACCTGTTCGCCGAGGACGTCACCACGTTCTTCCGCACCCTCGACAACCGCTGACCGCGCGGCTGGTCCGTGCCCGCGTTCCGGTCCGCGCCCATCTTCGTGTTTCGGCCCGCGTTGGGTCCGTGCCCGCGTTGGGTCCGTGCCCGCGTTGGGTCCGTGCCCGCGTTGCCGTCCGCGTTCGCGTTGCGGTCCGTGCCGGCGTTGCGGTCCGTGCCGGCGTTGCGGTCGGTGCCCGCGTTGCGGTCCGTGCCCGCGTTGCGGTCCGTGCCCGCGTTGCGGTCCGTGCCGGCGTTGCGGTCCGTGCTCGCGTTGCGGTCCGTGCCCACCTTCCAGACCCCGCCCACCCAGGGGGAGCCGCCCGAAGACAGTGTGACGCGGAAACGAGATCGCGCGGGGATGGGCTGTGGACAACATGCTGATGTGGATTACTCGCGGCTGAGCCGGCAGTGGCCGCCCTTGGGCCAGCCGGCTGAGTCACCCGTCAAGGCCGGTTTGAGATACCCCTCAGCGCCAGCCGGGGACGGTGGGTGGGC contains:
- a CDS encoding epoxide hydrolase family protein, whose product is MNEFRLHLPQSDLDDLADRLSRTRWPDELPGAGDDYGIPLARVRALADRWLKFDWRAHEDELNAYPQFVTEIGGDRVDFMHLRHPDPAALPIVLTHGWPGSTVEFLDVVDRLAEHFHVVVPAIPGFGLSGPTTRRGWSQQRVAEAWAELMASLGYRRYGAQGGDWGSGISRHLAGAAPDNVVGVHINYLPTPGSPDGLSPADQARLAKTMELAKNRHPHQLLFASGPQTPAYALNDSPTGLLAFWADKFDRWSDPATPVPDDRILADVAHHWFHRTAASSARLVKESGVNVPVTCAAPLGVAVLPADITQAIRPLVEQRYDVRHWTEFPRGGHFAALEVPDLFAEDVTTFFRTLDNR